The following proteins are co-located in the Verrucomicrobiota bacterium genome:
- a CDS encoding IMP dehydrogenase codes for MADSQVLSELDRRFYKPADEFFLSQADLALTYDDVTLATLYSEVLPRDTQLATTLADGLALNIPVLSSDMDTVTEARMAIAMALNGGLGLIHYNMPERQQLSEVSRVKNHVHGLIQDPIKVSPDQLIGDVLEIIEKRKFAFSTFPVVDSSGKLLGLLPGHVVKPRYARRKVTESLTPRAQIHTLNARELAPDPIARADRFFSEHLGIHKLLVVDDHDHLHGLFTLSDIERISQERLAQFKPARDANFRLVCGAAVSATRNAFGELDRDRVLNHVGALADRGVDVVAVSTAHGHSKGVGETVKVIRSALPRLPIIAGNVTSATGVEFLADCGASAVKIGQGPGSICTTRVVAGVGIPQLTALYVASRTAAEKRVTLIADGGITKSGDIVKALTLAQAVLCGGIFAGCPEAPGHIMEIHGKLYKQYRGMGSLAAMKAGSAARYGHSSTTTQKIAPEGVEALKEVSGSVESVLTQLIGGIQSGMGYLGAATLPELRARARYARVSPAGQREAGAHDVVEVKTGDGADA; via the coding sequence ATGGCAGATTCGCAAGTCCTCTCCGAGCTCGACCGGCGGTTCTACAAGCCCGCCGACGAGTTTTTCCTCTCGCAAGCCGACCTTGCGCTCACCTACGACGATGTCACGCTCGCGACGCTCTATTCCGAAGTCCTCCCGCGAGACACGCAACTCGCCACCACGCTCGCCGACGGGCTCGCGTTGAACATCCCGGTTCTTTCCTCCGACATGGACACCGTGACCGAGGCGCGCATGGCCATCGCCATGGCGCTCAACGGCGGGCTGGGGCTCATCCACTACAACATGCCGGAACGCCAGCAACTCTCCGAAGTCAGCCGCGTCAAGAACCACGTCCACGGCCTCATCCAGGACCCCATCAAGGTCTCGCCCGACCAGCTCATCGGCGACGTGCTCGAAATCATCGAGAAGCGCAAGTTCGCGTTCAGCACCTTTCCCGTGGTGGATTCCTCCGGCAAACTCCTCGGGCTCCTGCCCGGCCACGTGGTCAAGCCGCGCTACGCAAGGCGCAAGGTCACCGAGTCGCTCACGCCGCGCGCACAAATCCACACCCTGAACGCGCGCGAACTCGCGCCCGACCCCATCGCGCGCGCGGACCGGTTCTTCAGCGAGCACCTCGGCATCCACAAGCTCCTCGTCGTGGACGACCACGACCATTTGCACGGGCTCTTCACGCTCAGCGACATCGAGCGCATCAGCCAGGAGCGGCTCGCGCAGTTCAAGCCCGCGCGCGACGCGAACTTCCGGCTTGTCTGCGGCGCGGCCGTGAGCGCCACGCGCAATGCCTTCGGCGAGCTTGACCGCGACCGCGTGCTCAACCACGTCGGCGCGCTCGCGGACCGCGGCGTGGACGTCGTGGCCGTCTCGACCGCGCACGGACACAGCAAGGGCGTGGGCGAGACCGTGAAGGTGATCCGCAGTGCGCTGCCGCGGCTTCCGATCATCGCAGGCAACGTCACGAGCGCGACGGGCGTCGAGTTCCTCGCCGATTGCGGCGCAAGCGCGGTGAAGATCGGCCAGGGACCGGGCTCCATCTGCACGACGCGCGTCGTCGCGGGCGTGGGCATCCCGCAGCTCACCGCGCTTTACGTCGCGTCGCGGACCGCGGCCGAAAAACGCGTCACCCTCATCGCCGACGGCGGCATCACCAAGAGCGGCGACATCGTCAAGGCGCTCACCCTCGCGCAAGCGGTGTTGTGCGGCGGCATCTTCGCCGGTTGCCCCGAGGCGCCGGGGCACATCATGGAAATCCACGGCAAGCTCTACAAACAATACCGCGGCATGGGCAGCCTCGCGGCGATGAAGGCCGGCTCCGCCGCGCGCTACGGACATTCCAGCACCACGACGCAGAAGATCGCGCCCGAGGGCGTCGAGGCGCTCAAGGAAGTCTCCGGCTCCGTTGAGAGCGTGCTTACGCAGCTCATCGGCGGCATCCAATCCGGCATGGGCTATCTCGGCGCGGCGACACTTCCCGAACTCCGCGCCCGCGCCCGATACGCGCGCGTGAGCCCCGCGGGCCAGCGCGAAGCCGGCGCACACGACGTGGTTGAAGTGAAGACTGGCGACGGAGCTGACGCGTAG
- a CDS encoding YihY/virulence factor BrkB family protein, which translates to MPEEPPAMSAGAGGIEAEDDPLTTAAPRPTGARWRSRWRKFVRFCKHAGRAFVHNRCPVRAAALAYASLLALVPMLAVVASVSAAFLRTQGEETVSRFVEQLIVHVAPAAAADESRPPDAPVGAAEVQAAASRKEMARKINGFITEIRTGALGVTGTIVLVVVAIAMLARVEDTFNDIWGVTRGRNWFMRIGQYWAALTLGPMLLIVALALSSGPHFDATRHLLDDLPWGIGARIGWLFSVIVPFAIVTIAFTLGYMLLPNSKVPWRAAFVGGFVGALLWQANNSLSVLYVSQVATQNKVYGSLGMVPVFMVGLYLAWMIILFGGQVAHAFQHRNRLGREEAAGQTGQREREFLAIQLMTCVAERFMRGERPMTRPQIALALAASERLVGALLTVLTEARLLVEIPDSDPAFTPGRPLESISCHDVLQAVRGNDGAFMSAETQTIGRVQAEFERIVEAERAASAKVTLATLTHANRRG; encoded by the coding sequence ATGCCCGAAGAACCCCCAGCGATGTCCGCCGGAGCCGGCGGGATTGAAGCCGAGGACGACCCGCTCACGACTGCCGCGCCGCGCCCCACCGGCGCCCGCTGGCGCTCGCGGTGGCGGAAGTTCGTGCGGTTCTGCAAGCACGCCGGCCGGGCGTTCGTCCACAACCGCTGTCCGGTGCGCGCCGCCGCGCTGGCTTACGCGAGCCTGCTCGCGCTCGTGCCGATGCTCGCTGTGGTCGCGAGTGTTTCGGCGGCATTCCTCCGGACCCAGGGCGAGGAGACGGTCTCGCGCTTCGTCGAGCAGTTGATCGTCCACGTCGCACCCGCCGCCGCCGCCGACGAATCGCGTCCGCCCGATGCGCCCGTGGGAGCCGCCGAGGTGCAGGCCGCGGCGTCGCGCAAGGAGATGGCGCGGAAGATCAACGGCTTCATCACTGAAATCCGGACGGGCGCCCTCGGCGTCACCGGCACGATCGTTCTCGTGGTGGTGGCGATCGCCATGCTCGCGCGCGTGGAGGACACCTTCAACGACATCTGGGGCGTGACGCGCGGGCGCAACTGGTTCATGCGCATCGGCCAGTATTGGGCGGCGCTCACGCTCGGGCCGATGCTGTTGATCGTCGCGCTCGCGCTCTCGAGCGGGCCGCATTTCGACGCGACACGCCACCTGCTGGACGACCTTCCGTGGGGCATCGGTGCGCGCATCGGCTGGTTGTTCAGTGTGATCGTGCCGTTTGCGATCGTCACGATCGCTTTCACGCTCGGCTACATGCTGCTGCCCAACTCAAAGGTCCCGTGGCGCGCGGCGTTCGTCGGCGGCTTCGTGGGCGCGCTGTTGTGGCAGGCGAACAACTCGCTGAGCGTGCTCTACGTGTCGCAGGTGGCGACGCAGAACAAAGTCTACGGCAGCCTCGGCATGGTGCCGGTGTTCATGGTCGGGCTGTATCTGGCCTGGATGATCATCCTCTTCGGCGGCCAGGTCGCGCACGCCTTCCAGCACCGGAACCGGCTCGGCCGCGAGGAAGCCGCCGGGCAGACCGGCCAGCGCGAGCGCGAGTTTCTCGCCATCCAGCTCATGACGTGCGTCGCGGAACGGTTCATGCGCGGCGAGCGTCCGATGACGCGCCCGCAGATCGCGCTCGCTCTCGCCGCGAGCGAAAGGCTCGTGGGCGCGCTGCTCACCGTGCTCACCGAGGCGCGGTTGCTGGTGGAGATTCCCGACTCCGACCCCGCGTTCACACCGGGGCGGCCCCTCGAATCCATCTCGTGCCACGATGTGCTCCAGGCCGTGCGCGGCAACGACGGCGCCTTCATGAGCGCGGAGACGCAGACCATCGGCCGCGTGCAGGCCGAGTTCGAGCGCATCGTCGAAGCCGAGCGCGCCGCGTCCGCCAAAGTGACCCTCGCCACCCTCACGCACGCGAACCGGCGGGGATGA
- a CDS encoding undecaprenyl-diphosphate phosphatase gives MPDWLAAAILGLIEGVTEFLPVSSTGHLLLVENLGWVPRQSDLFNILIQCAAVFAVFGVFSERIQQLLFGLRDAANRDYLLKLGVAFVLTGLGGLWMKKAGLELPDEAMPIAWATLIGGVAFLLAEEWLLDRPASDTITWRVALAVAVGQLVAAAFPGASRSGTTILFALLLGASRPVATEFSFLVGIPTLAAAGALELLKTLKTGGLRAIGDEKTLLLVGGSVAALTAFLTVKWLLKFVQTHTFIAFGWYRIALGVATLAWASSAAK, from the coding sequence ATGCCCGACTGGCTCGCGGCCGCCATCCTCGGTCTCATCGAAGGCGTGACGGAGTTTCTCCCCGTGTCCTCCACGGGACATTTGCTTCTCGTCGAGAACCTCGGCTGGGTGCCGCGGCAGTCGGACCTCTTCAACATCCTCATCCAATGCGCGGCGGTGTTCGCCGTGTTCGGCGTCTTCTCCGAGCGCATCCAGCAACTGCTCTTCGGCCTTCGCGACGCCGCGAATCGGGACTACCTCCTGAAACTCGGCGTCGCATTTGTCCTCACCGGCCTCGGCGGGTTGTGGATGAAAAAGGCCGGGCTCGAACTGCCGGACGAAGCCATGCCCATCGCGTGGGCGACGTTGATTGGCGGCGTCGCGTTCCTGCTCGCCGAGGAGTGGCTGCTGGACCGGCCCGCGTCCGACACGATCACCTGGCGCGTGGCGCTCGCCGTGGCCGTGGGACAGCTCGTCGCCGCGGCGTTCCCGGGCGCCTCGCGCTCCGGGACGACCATTCTCTTCGCGCTGCTGCTCGGCGCGAGCCGGCCGGTGGCGACGGAATTCTCGTTCCTCGTCGGCATTCCGACGCTTGCCGCCGCGGGCGCGCTCGAACTGCTGAAGACGCTGAAAACCGGCGGCCTGCGGGCGATCGGTGACGAGAAGACCCTGCTGCTTGTGGGCGGCTCCGTGGCCGCGCTGACGGCGTTTCTCACCGTGAAGTGGCTGCTGAAGTTCGTGCAGACGCACACCTTCATCGCGTTCGGGTGGTATCGCATCGCATTGGGCGTTGCGACGCTGGCGTGGGCTTCAAGCGCGGCGAAGTAA
- a CDS encoding DUF1844 domain-containing protein, with protein MSESSDSIPAGGGEMASALFASLVMQQSDIAFMLLGRTPNPQSGKVERDLRGAKMFIDMLEMLESKTRGNLDRHEQVMLKQTLMELHLAYVEAVQQPDTAASAPEAVAAPASAPAAPPPGETTEASQPEAVPAAATPAPDDDSKKKFSKKY; from the coding sequence ATGAGCGAGTCCAGCGATTCAATCCCCGCAGGCGGCGGCGAGATGGCTTCGGCCCTCTTCGCAAGCCTCGTCATGCAGCAGTCGGACATCGCGTTCATGCTGCTCGGGCGCACGCCCAATCCGCAGTCGGGCAAGGTCGAGCGCGACCTGCGCGGCGCGAAGATGTTCATCGACATGCTCGAGATGCTCGAATCCAAGACGCGCGGCAACCTCGACCGCCACGAGCAGGTGATGCTCAAGCAGACCCTGATGGAACTTCACCTCGCGTATGTCGAAGCCGTGCAACAGCCCGATACCGCAGCGTCCGCGCCCGAAGCTGTCGCGGCGCCAGCGTCCGCGCCCGCGGCGCCGCCCCCCGGCGAAACGACGGAGGCTTCGCAACCGGAGGCCGTCCCGGCAGCGGCCACACCCGCCCCGGACGACGACTCGAAGAAGAAGTTCAGCAAGAAATACTGA
- the purL gene encoding phosphoribosylformylglycinamidine synthase subunit PurL: protein MSENARPPAQMASGNPDPARLRFACHVPRHAASSRRLVERQRPTAMTEPAITPALIQKHNLTPEEFSRLREILGREPSYTELGIFSVMWSEHCSYKNTRPLLKTFPTQSPRILVGAGEENAGIVDIGDGLAIAFKIESHNHPSAVEPFQGAATGVGGIVRDIFTMGARPVCAVNSLRFGPITANGVAGENGSEGERGTQSPAADTSPASQPTCSPAATPSNVMTNRRLFAGVVSGIAHYGNCFGIPTIAGEVYFDKSYEGNPLVNAFCLGVLRHEQITRGAARGVGNPVFYVGPATGRDGLAGAAFASQDLTDESAEQQRGAVQVGDPFMEKLVCEACLELLATGAVAGMQDMGAAGLTCSTCETASRAGTGIEIELDKVPQRAPNMTSYEIMLSESQERMLIVVHKGREDEVKKIFNKWDLPWAEIGVVTDTGRMVVKHHGAVVANIPAKAIADESPIYQREAVEPAYLADVRAFRLEGLADVTHGTDAIGALRKLLAWPTIASKNWVYRQYDHMVRDGSVVCPGSDAAVIRIKGDSVPQGRPGVSACDPPHSDIRPPQSERLIALSVDCNGAYCALDPYEGGKAAVAEACRNLACSGALPLGSTDNLNMPSPLKPELFWQIKESVRGLADGCRAFNAPVTGGNCSLYNQSPAGPIDPTPTVAVVGLVEKPEHVTTQWFKDDGDVIILLGAPVDTADPLQGLGGSAYLQVIHGKKTGSPPRCDLDQAATLHTTLVGLIRAGGVKSAHDCSDGGLAVALAECCISQLVARNTPRLIGATVDLSGFGPQSSSPASPGETAAPRPAVRLDALLFGETQSRVAVTCAPLDANKIIERAKLMGVPAARIGTVGGDKLTLKAAAGESTWPLPGLHDLWWNSISRAMS, encoded by the coding sequence ATGTCCGAAAATGCCCGACCCCCCGCGCAGATGGCAAGCGGGAATCCGGACCCGGCGCGGCTTCGATTTGCTTGTCACGTCCCGCGCCACGCCGCATCCTCGCGCCGCCTTGTGGAACGCCAACGACCGACCGCGATGACCGAGCCCGCCATCACGCCCGCCCTGATCCAGAAGCATAACCTCACGCCGGAGGAATTCTCCAGGCTCAGGGAAATCCTCGGCCGCGAGCCCAGTTACACCGAGCTCGGCATTTTCTCCGTGATGTGGAGCGAGCACTGCTCCTACAAGAACACGCGGCCCCTGCTGAAGACATTCCCGACCCAGTCGCCGCGCATCCTCGTCGGCGCGGGCGAGGAGAACGCGGGCATCGTGGACATCGGCGACGGGCTTGCCATCGCGTTCAAGATTGAGTCTCACAACCACCCGAGCGCGGTCGAGCCGTTTCAAGGCGCGGCCACGGGCGTCGGCGGCATCGTGCGCGACATCTTCACGATGGGCGCGAGACCGGTATGCGCTGTCAATTCTCTCAGGTTTGGACCCATCACGGCAAACGGTGTGGCGGGCGAGAACGGGAGCGAGGGTGAAAGGGGCACGCAATCTCCCGCGGCTGACACCTCCCCTGCTTCCCAGCCCACTTGCTCCCCTGCGGCCACGCCTTCAAATGTGATGACCAACCGCCGTTTGTTCGCCGGCGTCGTCAGCGGCATCGCGCACTACGGCAACTGCTTTGGCATCCCGACCATCGCGGGCGAGGTGTATTTCGACAAGAGCTACGAGGGCAACCCGCTCGTCAACGCCTTCTGCCTCGGCGTGCTGCGGCACGAGCAGATCACCCGCGGCGCGGCGCGCGGCGTGGGCAACCCGGTCTTTTACGTCGGCCCCGCGACGGGACGCGACGGACTCGCGGGCGCGGCATTCGCGTCGCAGGATTTGACCGACGAATCCGCCGAGCAACAGCGGGGCGCGGTGCAGGTCGGCGACCCGTTCATGGAGAAACTTGTGTGCGAAGCGTGCCTCGAACTCCTCGCGACCGGCGCCGTCGCCGGCATGCAGGACATGGGCGCCGCCGGGCTCACCTGTTCCACGTGCGAGACCGCGTCGCGCGCCGGCACCGGGATCGAGATCGAGCTCGACAAGGTCCCGCAGCGCGCACCGAACATGACAAGCTACGAGATCATGCTCAGCGAGTCGCAAGAGCGCATGCTCATCGTCGTCCACAAGGGCCGCGAGGACGAGGTGAAGAAAATTTTCAACAAGTGGGATTTGCCGTGGGCGGAGATCGGCGTCGTGACGGACACGGGGCGAATGGTCGTAAAGCATCACGGCGCGGTGGTGGCGAACATCCCGGCAAAGGCCATCGCGGACGAATCACCCATCTACCAACGCGAGGCGGTGGAGCCGGCGTATCTGGCCGACGTGCGGGCGTTCAGGCTCGAAGGCTTGGCCGATGTGACCCATGGGACGGATGCGATCGGGGCGCTGAGGAAGCTGCTCGCCTGGCCGACCATCGCCTCGAAGAACTGGGTCTATCGCCAATACGACCACATGGTGCGCGACGGTTCCGTCGTTTGCCCCGGCAGCGACGCCGCGGTCATTCGCATCAAAGGCGACTCCGTTCCACAAGGCCGGCCAGGCGTCAGTGCTTGCGACCCTCCGCACTCCGACATCCGCCCTCCGCAATCAGAGCGCCTCATCGCCCTTTCCGTGGACTGCAACGGCGCCTACTGCGCGCTCGACCCTTACGAGGGCGGGAAGGCCGCCGTGGCCGAGGCGTGCCGCAACCTCGCGTGCTCCGGCGCGCTGCCGCTCGGCTCGACGGACAACCTGAACATGCCCAGCCCGCTCAAGCCCGAGCTGTTCTGGCAGATCAAGGAAAGCGTGCGCGGCCTCGCCGACGGCTGCCGCGCCTTCAACGCGCCCGTCACCGGCGGCAACTGCTCGCTTTACAACCAAAGCCCTGCCGGGCCGATTGATCCCACGCCGACGGTCGCCGTGGTCGGGCTCGTCGAGAAGCCCGAGCACGTCACGACGCAGTGGTTCAAGGATGACGGTGACGTCATCATCCTGCTCGGCGCGCCGGTGGACACGGCCGACCCGTTGCAAGGACTCGGCGGCAGCGCGTATCTGCAAGTCATCCACGGCAAAAAGACCGGTTCGCCGCCCCGGTGCGACCTCGACCAGGCCGCGACACTGCACACGACGCTCGTCGGACTCATCCGCGCGGGCGGCGTGAAGAGCGCGCACGATTGCAGCGACGGCGGCCTTGCGGTGGCGCTTGCCGAGTGCTGCATCAGCCAGCTCGTCGCGCGCAACACACCCCGGCTCATCGGCGCGACGGTGGACTTGTCCGGCTTCGGGCCGCAGAGCTCCAGCCCCGCGAGTCCCGGCGAAACGGCGGCCCCGCGCCCCGCTGTCCGCCTCGACGCGCTGCTCTTCGGCGAGACTCAGTCGCGCGTCGCGGTGACCTGCGCGCCGCTCGACGCGAACAAGATCATCGAGCGCGCGAAGTTGATGGGCGTGCCCGCCGCGCGCATCGGCACCGTCGGGGGCGACAAGCTCACCCTCAAGGCTGCCGCGGGCGAATCGACTTGGCCCTTGCCCGGGTTGCACGACCTCTGGTGGAATTCCATCTCGCGCGCAATGAGTTGA
- the purD gene encoding phosphoribosylamine--glycine ligase, protein MKLLVIGSGGREHAMVWKLAQSPLVTRMWCAPGNAGVGGERLAKNGALVECVAIGAEDLARLLDFARRELPDLTVIGPDNPLAAGIVDLFQSHGLKIWGPNRKAAQFEASKAFSQDFMERHGIPTARSGTFSEPALAKQFAASLDGRCAVKADGLALGKGVLLTASVAESASAIDEIMVGKAFGAAGQRVVIQELLEGLEISLHALCDGKVAKLFPTSQDHKRALDGDLGLNTGGMGTYSPAPFLSDDELQRAGDAILQPWLRGCAAEGIDFRGIIYPGVMLTKSGPKVLEFNARFGDPETQVYLTRMKNDLVELLLASVEGRLAPIVLEWSANASVCVVMASGGYPGNYPKGKVITGIDAANALPATKVFHAGTAMKDGAVVTHGGRVLGVTAWRPALGAARDAAYAAVDTIRFEGAHARRDIAAKALQ, encoded by the coding sequence ATGAAGCTCCTCGTCATCGGCTCGGGCGGACGCGAACACGCGATGGTGTGGAAGCTCGCGCAGTCGCCGCTCGTCACGCGCATGTGGTGCGCGCCGGGAAACGCGGGCGTTGGCGGCGAGCGGTTGGCGAAAAACGGCGCGCTGGTCGAGTGCGTCGCCATCGGAGCGGAGGATTTGGCGCGGTTGCTCGACTTCGCCAGACGGGAGCTGCCCGACTTGACCGTCATCGGCCCGGACAACCCGCTCGCCGCGGGCATCGTGGATTTGTTCCAGTCCCACGGCCTGAAGATTTGGGGGCCGAACCGCAAGGCGGCGCAATTCGAGGCGAGCAAGGCCTTCTCGCAGGACTTCATGGAACGGCACGGCATCCCGACGGCACGCAGCGGGACGTTCAGTGAGCCGGCATTGGCGAAGCAGTTCGCCGCGAGCCTCGATGGCCGCTGCGCCGTGAAGGCCGACGGACTCGCTCTCGGCAAGGGCGTGCTGCTTACGGCGAGCGTCGCGGAGTCGGCGAGCGCCATTGACGAGATCATGGTCGGGAAGGCGTTCGGCGCCGCCGGCCAGCGCGTCGTGATTCAGGAATTGCTCGAAGGGCTGGAGATTTCCCTGCACGCGCTCTGCGATGGCAAGGTCGCAAAGCTCTTTCCCACATCGCAGGACCACAAGCGCGCGCTCGACGGCGACCTCGGCCTGAACACCGGCGGCATGGGCACCTACTCGCCCGCGCCGTTCCTGAGCGACGACGAGTTGCAGCGCGCGGGCGACGCGATCCTGCAGCCGTGGCTGCGCGGCTGCGCGGCGGAGGGGATTGATTTCCGCGGCATCATTTATCCCGGCGTCATGCTCACGAAGTCCGGGCCCAAAGTGCTCGAGTTCAACGCGCGCTTCGGCGACCCGGAGACGCAGGTGTATCTCACGCGAATGAAGAACGACCTCGTCGAACTCCTCCTCGCGAGCGTGGAAGGCCGCCTCGCGCCCATTGTGCTGGAGTGGTCCGCGAACGCCAGCGTGTGCGTGGTCATGGCCAGCGGCGGGTATCCGGGAAACTATCCCAAGGGCAAAGTCATCACCGGCATTGACGCCGCGAACGCGCTGCCAGCCACAAAGGTCTTCCACGCCGGCACCGCGATGAAGGACGGCGCGGTGGTGACCCACGGCGGCCGCGTGCTCGGCGTCACCGCGTGGCGGCCGGCGCTCGGCGCCGCGCGCGATGCGGCCTACGCGGCGGTGGACACGATTAGGTTTGAAGGCGCGCATGCCCGCAGGGATATTGCCGCGAAAGCACTCCAATGA
- a CDS encoding amidophosphoribosyltransferase has protein sequence MSAEHPKHYCGVFGVFGHPNAAELTYYGLFALQHRGQESAGIVTSDGRQFRVHRGMGLVSQIFDGATLHGLVGDTAVGHTRYSTTGSSHLRNAQPLTVDCGRGQIAIAHNGNLTNAAQLREELESKGSIFQTTVDSEIILHLMAQPMLGGVENNLIQTIRRIEGAYSLAIMTENELIGVRDPHGFRPLCIGKLDHGWVLSSESCALDLIHAKFVREVAPGEIVIIDKEGLRSVQAFPGHQREAFCIFEYVYFARPDSTIGGRNVYKVRVEMGRQLARENGVPADVVVPVPDSGNCAALGYSLETGLPYEMAFVRNHYIGRSFLQPSQLIRDFNVRVKLNLIPELVKGKRVIIVDDSIVRGTTCKARVKSLKEAGAKEVHVRVSCPPHMNPCVYGIDFPDRNKLMAVNHSHEDIRRYINADSLAYLSQDGMVAATGRPRSEFCMACYDGHYPVPYDPLVDKHIMERRRARVESLGEALAKEELQPRLL, from the coding sequence ATGTCAGCCGAACACCCCAAACATTACTGCGGCGTCTTCGGCGTCTTCGGACATCCGAACGCGGCGGAGCTGACTTACTACGGGCTCTTCGCGCTCCAGCATCGCGGGCAGGAGAGCGCGGGCATCGTGACGAGCGACGGCCGGCAGTTCCGCGTGCACCGCGGCATGGGGCTCGTCTCGCAGATTTTCGACGGCGCCACGTTGCACGGGCTCGTGGGCGACACGGCGGTCGGCCACACGCGCTACTCGACCACGGGCAGCTCGCACCTGCGCAATGCGCAGCCGCTCACGGTGGATTGCGGCCGCGGCCAGATCGCCATCGCGCACAACGGCAACCTCACCAACGCCGCGCAACTCCGCGAGGAGCTCGAGTCGAAGGGCTCCATCTTCCAGACCACGGTGGACAGCGAGATCATCCTGCACCTGATGGCGCAGCCGATGCTCGGCGGCGTGGAGAACAACCTCATCCAGACCATCCGGCGGATCGAGGGCGCGTATTCACTCGCGATCATGACGGAAAACGAGCTGATCGGCGTGCGCGACCCGCACGGTTTCCGGCCGCTGTGCATCGGCAAGCTCGACCACGGCTGGGTGCTTTCGAGCGAGTCGTGCGCGCTCGACCTCATCCACGCGAAGTTCGTCCGCGAGGTTGCGCCCGGCGAGATCGTCATCATCGACAAGGAAGGCCTGCGCAGCGTGCAGGCGTTCCCCGGCCACCAGCGCGAGGCGTTCTGCATCTTCGAATACGTCTACTTCGCGCGGCCCGACAGCACGATCGGCGGGCGGAACGTCTACAAGGTCCGCGTCGAGATGGGCCGCCAGCTCGCGCGCGAAAATGGCGTGCCCGCCGACGTCGTCGTGCCCGTGCCCGACAGCGGCAACTGCGCCGCGCTCGGGTATTCGCTCGAGACCGGCCTGCCCTACGAGATGGCGTTCGTGCGCAACCACTACATCGGCCGCAGCTTTCTCCAGCCGTCGCAACTCATCCGTGACTTCAACGTGCGCGTGAAACTCAACCTCATCCCCGAGCTCGTGAAGGGAAAGCGCGTCATCATCGTCGACGACTCGATCGTGCGCGGCACCACGTGCAAGGCGCGCGTGAAATCGCTCAAGGAAGCCGGCGCGAAGGAAGTCCACGTGCGCGTGAGCTGCCCGCCGCACATGAACCCGTGCGTCTATGGCATTGATTTTCCCGACCGCAACAAGCTCATGGCCGTGAACCATTCGCACGAGGACATCCGCCGCTACATCAACGCCGACTCGCTCGCGTATCTGTCGCAGGACGGCATGGTCGCCGCGACGGGCCGCCCGCGCAGCGAGTTCTGCATGGCGTGTTACGACGGTCATTATCCGGTGCCTTACGACCCGCTCGTGGACAAGCACATCATGGAACGCCGCCGCGCCCGCGTCGAAAGCCTCGGCGAAGCGCTTGCCAAGGAGGAACTGCAGCCGCGGCTGCTCTAA
- a CDS encoding phosphoribosylformylglycinamidine cyclo-ligase, producing MKQKAYAAAGVDIDLGNRVKATLPQLLASTHRREVLGKVGGFGGLFALDTRRYKQPVLVSSVDGVGTKLKIAFAMDRHDTIGADLVNHCVNDIAVLGAEPLFFLDYLGTGKLEPHVFTDIIKGFARACAENRCALIGGETAQMPGFYAPGEYDLSGTIVGVVEKARMLNGQKSVRRGDAIIGIASSGLHTNGYSLARKILFEQMKLKPANRVAGLDNSIGDELLKVHVSYGPLVQKLLKRFNPVRASRVTHHVRALAHITGGGFVDNIPRVLPKDCDAIIRKGSWDMLPIFRLIASKGGVPEAELYQVFNMGIGMVAIVAADNAEAVLKSIRAEKHGAWLIGEVVKGTGEARVE from the coding sequence ATGAAACAGAAAGCCTACGCCGCCGCGGGCGTTGACATTGATCTCGGCAACCGCGTCAAAGCCACCCTGCCGCAATTGCTCGCCTCGACGCATCGCCGCGAAGTGCTCGGCAAGGTCGGCGGCTTCGGCGGCCTCTTCGCGCTCGACACCCGGCGATACAAGCAGCCCGTGCTCGTCTCTTCCGTGGACGGCGTCGGCACCAAACTCAAGATCGCCTTCGCGATGGACCGCCACGACACCATCGGCGCGGACCTCGTCAACCACTGCGTCAATGACATCGCCGTGCTTGGCGCCGAGCCGCTCTTCTTCCTCGACTACCTCGGCACGGGCAAACTCGAGCCGCACGTCTTCACCGACATCATCAAGGGCTTCGCGCGCGCCTGCGCGGAAAACCGCTGCGCGCTCATCGGTGGTGAGACCGCGCAGATGCCGGGCTTCTACGCGCCCGGCGAATACGACCTGAGCGGAACCATCGTCGGCGTGGTCGAAAAGGCGCGCATGCTCAACGGACAGAAGTCCGTGCGACGCGGCGACGCCATCATCGGCATCGCATCGAGCGGCCTGCACACCAACGGCTACTCGCTCGCACGGAAGATTCTGTTCGAGCAGATGAAGCTCAAGCCCGCGAACCGCGTGGCCGGGTTGGACAATTCGATCGGCGACGAGTTGCTCAAAGTGCACGTCAGCTACGGCCCGCTCGTGCAGAAGTTGCTCAAGCGCTTCAATCCGGTCCGCGCGTCACGCGTCACGCATCATGTCCGCGCCCTCGCCCACATCACCGGCGGCGGCTTCGTGGACAACATCCCGCGCGTGCTCCCGAAGGACTGCGACGCCATCATCCGCAAAGGAAGTTGGGACATGCTTCCCATCTTCCGGCTCATCGCCTCGAAAGGCGGCGTGCCCGAGGCCGAGCTGTATCAGGTGTTCAACATGGGCATCGGCATGGTCGCCATCGTCGCGGCAGACAATGCGGAGGCCGTTCTCAAATCAATCCGCGCCGAGAAGCATGGCGCCTGGCTCATCGGCGAAGTCGTGAAGGGGACGGGCGAAGCTCGCGTGGAGTAA